A genomic segment from Flavobacterium sp. 9R encodes:
- a CDS encoding glycine--tRNA ligase: protein MAKQEDLFKNVVSHAKEYGFIFPSSEIYDGLSAVYDYAQNGVELKKNIREYWWKSMVQMNENIVGLDAAILMHPTTWKASGHVDAFNDPLIDNKDSKRRYRADVLIEDYAEKLNIKAKKEIEKAKVRFGEAFNEQEFITTNPRVVEYLAKEREILERMGRSLGNGDLEDVKALIEELEIACPESGSRNWTEVRQFNLMFGTKLGASADTAMDLYLRPETAQGIFVNFLNVQKSGRMKVPFGIAQTGKAFRNEIVARQFIFRMREFEQMEMQFFVRPGEEMQWYEHWKATRLKWHLSLGLGAERYRFHDHEKLAHYANAAADIEFEFPFGFKELEGIHSRTDFDLKAHEEYSGRKLQYFDAELNQNYVPYVVETSVGLDRMFLAVFATSLKEETLEDGSTRTVLKLPAVLAPTKAAILPLVKKDGLPEIAKQIIEDLRWDFNVSYDEKDAVGRRYRRQDALGTPFCITVDHQTAEDQTVTIRHRDTMKQDRVAIADLKAIIENEVSMKNWLMKM, encoded by the coding sequence ATGGCAAAACAAGAAGATTTATTTAAGAATGTAGTTTCGCACGCAAAAGAGTACGGATTTATTTTTCCGTCAAGCGAAATATACGATGGTTTGAGTGCAGTATATGATTATGCACAAAACGGTGTAGAATTAAAAAAGAACATACGCGAATATTGGTGGAAATCGATGGTACAAATGAACGAGAACATTGTAGGTCTCGACGCTGCCATTTTGATGCATCCAACCACTTGGAAGGCTTCAGGCCACGTTGATGCTTTTAATGACCCATTGATTGACAACAAAGACTCTAAAAGAAGATATCGTGCTGATGTTTTGATTGAAGATTATGCCGAAAAACTAAATATTAAGGCTAAAAAAGAAATCGAAAAAGCAAAAGTTCGTTTTGGAGAAGCTTTTAATGAGCAAGAATTCATTACGACCAATCCAAGAGTAGTAGAATATTTAGCCAAAGAAAGAGAAATTCTTGAAAGAATGGGACGTTCTTTGGGTAATGGTGATTTAGAGGATGTAAAAGCCTTAATAGAAGAATTAGAAATTGCTTGTCCAGAATCAGGTTCTCGTAATTGGACCGAAGTGCGTCAATTCAACTTGATGTTTGGTACTAAATTAGGTGCTTCTGCTGATACGGCAATGGATTTATATTTGCGTCCAGAAACGGCTCAAGGAATTTTTGTAAATTTTTTGAATGTGCAAAAATCTGGGCGAATGAAAGTTCCTTTTGGAATTGCTCAAACAGGAAAAGCTTTCAGAAACGAAATCGTAGCGAGACAATTCATCTTCCGTATGCGTGAATTTGAACAAATGGAAATGCAATTTTTTGTACGTCCAGGAGAAGAAATGCAATGGTACGAACACTGGAAAGCTACTCGTTTGAAATGGCATTTATCGCTTGGTTTAGGAGCCGAAAGATACCGTTTTCACGACCACGAAAAATTAGCGCATTATGCCAATGCTGCTGCAGATATCGAATTTGAATTCCCATTTGGTTTCAAAGAATTAGAAGGAATTCATTCAAGAACCGATTTCGATTTGAAAGCGCACGAAGAATATTCCGGTAGAAAATTACAATATTTTGATGCCGAATTGAATCAAAATTATGTGCCTTACGTAGTTGAAACTTCAGTTGGTTTGGACAGAATGTTCTTGGCGGTTTTTGCTACTTCACTAAAAGAAGAAACTTTAGAAGATGGCTCAACAAGAACGGTATTGAAATTACCAGCGGTTTTAGCACCAACTAAAGCGGCTATTTTGCCTTTAGTGAAAAAAGACGGTTTACCAGAAATTGCTAAGCAAATTATTGAAGATTTACGTTGGGATTTCAATGTGTCTTACGATGAGAAAGATGCAGTAGGAAGACGTTATAGAAGACAAGATGCCTTAGGAACACCTTTCTGTATCACAGTAGACCATCAAACAGCAGAAGACCAAACGGTGACCATTCGTCATAGAGATACGATGAAACAAGACCGTGTAGCTATTGCAGATTTAAAAGCCATCATCGAAAATGAAGTATCGATGAAAAATTGGTTGATGAAGATGTAA
- a CDS encoding ComF family protein, whose product MLKNLVNLFFPPVCSGCHSFLLTNETVICTKCRHDLPQTNHHIYTENEAFKKFYGRIPVIHASAFLYFHKKGMVQELIHNLKYRGHQEIGTQLGYWYAEDLKNNLALKNVDAIIPVPIHKKRWRKRGYNQVDTFAEALSNELNIPVQKEVLIRKIDSKTQSKKNLLGRTEGIHRVFDVHFSEEEHNKHFLLLDDVLTTGATLEACSRALLEIPGAKISIVCMAMAHS is encoded by the coding sequence ATGCTCAAAAACCTTGTGAATTTATTTTTTCCACCAGTTTGTTCTGGATGTCACTCTTTTTTATTGACAAATGAAACAGTAATTTGTACTAAGTGTAGGCACGATTTGCCACAAACAAATCATCATATTTATACAGAGAATGAAGCTTTCAAGAAGTTTTATGGCAGGATTCCTGTAATTCATGCTTCTGCTTTTTTGTATTTTCATAAAAAAGGAATGGTGCAAGAATTGATTCATAACTTAAAATACCGTGGGCATCAAGAAATTGGTACACAATTGGGATATTGGTATGCTGAAGATTTAAAAAATAATCTGGCTCTAAAAAATGTAGACGCAATCATACCCGTTCCAATTCATAAAAAAAGATGGAGAAAAAGAGGTTACAATCAAGTAGACACTTTTGCGGAAGCATTATCGAACGAATTGAACATTCCTGTACAAAAAGAGGTTTTAATTCGGAAAATTGATTCGAAAACCCAATCTAAGAAAAATCTATTGGGAAGAACCGAAGGAATACATCGGGTTTTTGATGTTCATTTTTCAGAAGAAGAACACAACAAACATTTTTTATTACTAGATGATGTTTTGACAACTGGCGCTACGCTAGAGGCTTGTTCTAGAGCACTTTTAGAAATACCAGGAGCCAAAATTAGTATTGTTTGTATGGCTATGGCGCATTCCTAA